One genomic segment of Halobacteriovorax sp. DA5 includes these proteins:
- a CDS encoding FecR domain-containing protein, with amino-acid sequence MKVLRLVILSVAILANISVLNANSEKGVAKVMKVRGNVFYSQTKKPLAKGDWVPEGAKITTKARSFVKLLFIDKSNLTLGANSEVEVEQFPKKKAGIINLINGQLRSKVSKNYLEIDKKKSKLFIKTKTAAMGVRGTDFQVNFNPTNNNTTLITFEGAVAMGSLTNFKKSRFLQDRLEKVVSSPTSVMVRQGQLSGVMPKVDSKPMAPVKINKQQLKALEANDGSKTSSNDDQKKSEKKQMSRNIIPPGMDSSKFSGAGGSEIMGQMAKADASIKIPSAQAATTIASSRVQTKGTMTEGGYVDTNNVLYIPPPKNAPVDPMTNEVIVPIQMGSFDKDTGEYKNDFYVVNENGDMIPKDPVITVNRIPASDGTAPELVPTGPINIFDQDEVDEFDDPIGAPIPSDDTKPLDGGPDIMETTMDDRDQMLDQTNTTSTNRARVKVILDRQ; translated from the coding sequence ATGAAGGTACTAAGACTTGTAATTTTATCTGTAGCAATTTTAGCGAATATTTCTGTCTTGAATGCAAATTCGGAAAAGGGTGTCGCCAAAGTTATGAAAGTAAGAGGAAATGTCTTTTACTCCCAAACTAAAAAGCCACTAGCGAAGGGAGATTGGGTACCAGAGGGTGCTAAGATTACGACCAAGGCCCGAAGCTTTGTAAAGCTACTCTTTATCGACAAATCAAATCTTACTCTCGGTGCGAATTCAGAAGTTGAAGTGGAGCAATTCCCAAAAAAGAAAGCAGGAATTATCAATCTTATTAATGGTCAACTTCGTTCAAAAGTATCTAAGAATTACCTAGAGATCGACAAGAAGAAATCAAAGCTTTTCATTAAAACTAAAACTGCGGCCATGGGTGTACGTGGTACTGATTTCCAAGTTAACTTTAACCCTACCAATAATAATACGACACTTATTACATTTGAAGGTGCCGTTGCGATGGGTTCACTTACTAACTTTAAGAAGAGCCGCTTCCTACAAGACAGACTTGAGAAGGTTGTTTCATCACCTACTTCAGTTATGGTTCGCCAAGGACAGCTTTCGGGGGTTATGCCAAAGGTTGATTCAAAACCAATGGCACCGGTAAAAATTAATAAACAACAGCTAAAGGCCCTTGAGGCAAATGATGGATCTAAAACATCATCAAATGACGATCAAAAGAAATCAGAGAAAAAACAGATGAGTCGAAATATCATTCCTCCAGGAATGGATAGCTCAAAGTTTAGTGGAGCAGGTGGATCTGAGATCATGGGACAAATGGCCAAGGCCGACGCTAGTATCAAAATTCCTAGTGCACAAGCTGCTACAACGATAGCTTCATCAAGAGTGCAGACAAAAGGAACAATGACCGAAGGTGGTTATGTCGATACGAATAATGTTCTCTATATTCCACCACCAAAAAATGCTCCAGTAGACCCAATGACTAATGAAGTTATTGTTCCTATTCAGATGGGAAGCTTCGATAAGGACACTGGTGAGTATAAGAATGACTTCTATGTGGTAAATGAAAATGGAGATATGATTCCAAAAGACCCAGTAATCACTGTTAACCGCATACCTGCTTCTGATGGGACTGCGCCAGAGCTCGTACCGACTGGACCAATCAATATCTTCGATCAAGACGAAGTTGATGAATTTGACGATCCAATAGGCGCTCCTATTCCTTCAGACGATACAAAGCCACTTGATGGTGGCCCAGATATTATGGAAACGACAATGGATGATCGCGACCAAATGCTTGATCAAACAAATACGACTTCAACAAATCGAGCACGTGTTAAAGTCATCCTTGATCGCCAATAA
- the sufD gene encoding Fe-S cluster assembly protein SufD produces the protein MNIQELTDQYLNDLATYAKSDSNKEALNNFKARGLPHTKMEDWIYTKLTDVLPEKFTVTTEKAMLKNVKVAGKYQVVLLNGQYSKADSFFPEEITVEHKALVANEANCDQTDIFAMLNASAVENIIEINVPKNVSVDDIISIVHISDFDGEFALPRIHVNVEQFSKVSFVEIFTGSDKAYNINAVSNFKIADGANVSHVKVQTDGANAFHVSSVNADIAKDAHFKSFTFTTGAKKSRNEMRVRLNGTGATASVDGLYALRGDQHTDNFSLISHIKERTDSSQLFKGVLDNKARGVFTGKVLVCRDAQLVNSEQLNKNLLLSKGAHVDTRPQLEVYADDVKCAHGATVGQMSDEEAFYLQSRGLSKERVQKLLIHAFCSDAITKIEDEKIENFLSEILFESFEKNTFDEMEKES, from the coding sequence ATGAATATCCAAGAATTAACAGACCAATACTTAAATGATCTAGCAACTTATGCTAAATCAGATTCAAATAAGGAAGCCTTGAATAATTTTAAGGCCCGTGGACTTCCACACACAAAGATGGAAGACTGGATTTATACGAAACTTACAGATGTATTACCTGAAAAGTTTACGGTTACAACTGAGAAAGCGATGCTTAAAAATGTTAAGGTTGCAGGAAAGTATCAAGTTGTTCTTTTAAATGGTCAGTACTCTAAAGCAGACTCATTCTTTCCAGAAGAAATCACCGTTGAGCACAAGGCACTCGTAGCAAATGAGGCCAATTGTGACCAAACAGATATCTTTGCCATGCTTAATGCTTCTGCTGTCGAAAATATTATTGAAATCAATGTACCAAAAAATGTAAGTGTTGATGATATTATCTCAATTGTTCATATTTCAGACTTTGATGGAGAATTTGCTCTTCCTCGTATTCACGTTAACGTTGAGCAATTTTCAAAGGTTAGTTTTGTAGAGATTTTCACGGGAAGTGACAAGGCATATAATATAAACGCTGTCTCAAATTTCAAAATTGCAGATGGAGCAAATGTAAGCCACGTAAAAGTACAAACAGATGGTGCAAATGCATTTCACGTAAGTAGTGTTAATGCTGACATTGCAAAAGATGCTCACTTCAAATCATTTACTTTTACAACTGGTGCAAAGAAATCACGTAACGAAATGAGAGTGCGTCTTAATGGGACAGGTGCAACTGCAAGTGTTGATGGACTATACGCTCTTAGAGGTGATCAACATACAGACAACTTCTCACTAATTTCGCATATCAAAGAAAGAACAGATAGTTCTCAGCTTTTCAAAGGAGTTCTTGATAACAAGGCCCGTGGAGTTTTCACTGGGAAAGTTCTTGTTTGTCGAGACGCTCAACTTGTAAATTCTGAGCAATTAAATAAGAACCTACTTTTATCTAAGGGTGCTCACGTTGATACTCGTCCACAACTAGAAGTTTATGCTGACGATGTTAAGTGTGCCCACGGTGCAACAGTAGGACAAATGAGTGATGAAGAAGCTTTCTATCTACAGTCTCGTGGTTTATCAAAAGAGCGCGTGCAAAAACTACTTATCCACGCATTCTGTTCAGATGCAATTACAAAAATTGAAGATGAGAAAATTGAAAACTTCTTAAGTGAAATTCTATTTGAATCATTTGAAAAAAACACATTTGATGAAATGGAAAAGGAATCTTAA
- a CDS encoding adenylate/guanylate cyclase domain-containing protein produces the protein MKNIIKYTGLFFIILFSCVSVFFSLYSRTYDIGFRNLTSYASFFENRFYDFRMMQTMDQNTPNPKLILADIDDDSIKRLGSWPITRSHWGTMVRKLRGYGAKVIAFDVFFSEASQTCNDVNPDDELISAIEYFHEIPNNRVIMPYNLEVYGTDHYPTLPEDLYLFALNTKAGGVNYDMEPTIISNSVYPLQGIIDAEASLGFIEASADNDGVIRHYKALAFPYREIHVPSYGLSSYMHWIGEFDENEEGENKNVFKTELDLSTQGGVPILKTKMGDVELNLRGETKVRWIGGADAYTRIPIYQIIEKDPNDPELKKLFEGSLVFVGATAYGAHDLRNTPIDSMLPGVLFHMNFVQMLIDGHFFKKFIDSAKLSWALLVISVLILLLVQFKENPIFDLFTLVVLISGLYYSDTFYFIPQGYETKLFWCFFALVLCYSWNTIVNFYMANQDKAFLKNAFGSYISPELIDEMYEAGSAPTLGGTSGIRTAYFTDIQGFSSFSEKLSATQLVELLNEYLTAMTDILLEEKGTLDKYEGDAIIAFFGAPMELPDHAKRACMVAHRMQEALLKLRKKWVSEGDKWPKIVHDMRMRIGINSGDIVTGNMGSASRMNYTMMGDSVNLAARLEESAKQYGIFTQVAKETVELAGDEFLWRELDTIRVVGKSIPVTSYDLLGLKATAPDYLKELADKFSKAILLYKAQKWDEAIDLFKHTLELEYMRFPDLKGVKTNPSEIYIKRCEDYKVIPPPPEWDGVFTLTSK, from the coding sequence ATGAAAAATATAATTAAATACACGGGACTGTTTTTTATCATTTTATTTTCGTGCGTCAGTGTCTTCTTCTCTCTTTACTCTAGAACATATGATATAGGTTTTAGAAATCTCACTTCATATGCATCATTTTTTGAAAATCGATTCTACGATTTTAGAATGATGCAAACGATGGATCAGAATACACCAAATCCAAAACTAATTCTTGCCGATATTGATGATGATTCAATTAAAAGACTCGGTTCTTGGCCAATTACTCGCTCTCATTGGGGTACAATGGTAAGAAAACTACGCGGCTACGGGGCAAAAGTTATTGCCTTTGATGTCTTCTTTTCAGAAGCATCTCAAACATGCAACGATGTTAATCCAGATGATGAGTTAATTTCGGCCATTGAATACTTTCATGAAATTCCAAATAATCGAGTCATTATGCCTTATAACCTCGAAGTATATGGGACTGACCACTATCCTACTTTACCAGAAGACCTATATCTTTTTGCCCTAAACACAAAGGCCGGTGGAGTAAATTATGATATGGAGCCAACGATTATTTCAAACTCCGTATACCCTCTACAAGGAATCATCGATGCAGAAGCATCTCTAGGCTTCATTGAGGCCAGCGCAGATAATGATGGCGTTATCAGACACTATAAAGCACTTGCATTTCCTTACAGAGAAATTCATGTACCTTCATATGGGCTTTCATCATATATGCATTGGATTGGTGAATTTGATGAGAACGAAGAAGGTGAAAATAAGAATGTTTTTAAAACAGAACTTGATCTCAGTACTCAAGGTGGAGTGCCGATTCTAAAAACCAAAATGGGAGATGTAGAGCTAAACCTTAGAGGTGAAACTAAAGTACGCTGGATCGGAGGGGCCGATGCATATACTAGAATTCCAATTTATCAAATCATCGAAAAAGACCCTAATGATCCTGAACTAAAAAAATTATTTGAAGGCTCTCTTGTCTTTGTAGGTGCAACTGCATACGGTGCACACGACTTAAGAAATACGCCAATCGACTCAATGCTACCAGGAGTTCTGTTCCACATGAACTTCGTCCAGATGCTAATTGATGGCCACTTCTTTAAAAAATTTATCGACTCGGCCAAACTATCTTGGGCCCTACTTGTCATATCTGTACTAATACTCCTCCTAGTACAATTTAAAGAAAACCCTATCTTTGATCTATTTACACTCGTGGTCTTGATCTCAGGTCTTTACTACTCTGATACTTTCTACTTTATTCCACAAGGGTATGAAACAAAGCTATTTTGGTGCTTCTTTGCCCTAGTCTTATGCTATTCGTGGAATACAATTGTTAACTTCTATATGGCAAACCAAGACAAGGCGTTCTTAAAGAATGCTTTTGGAAGTTATATCTCTCCTGAACTTATTGATGAAATGTATGAAGCAGGCTCAGCGCCAACTCTTGGTGGTACATCAGGAATTCGTACGGCCTACTTCACTGATATTCAAGGCTTCTCAAGCTTCTCAGAAAAGCTATCGGCAACACAGCTTGTTGAGCTTTTAAACGAATACTTAACGGCCATGACCGATATACTTCTTGAAGAAAAAGGCACACTTGATAAGTATGAGGGAGATGCTATTATCGCTTTCTTCGGTGCACCAATGGAGCTTCCTGATCATGCTAAACGTGCCTGTATGGTTGCTCATCGTATGCAAGAAGCACTACTAAAGCTAAGAAAAAAATGGGTTTCAGAGGGAGACAAGTGGCCAAAGATTGTTCACGATATGAGAATGAGAATAGGAATTAACTCAGGGGATATCGTAACAGGAAATATGGGTTCTGCTTCTCGTATGAACTATACAATGATGGGCGATTCTGTAAACCTTGCTGCCCGTCTTGAAGAGTCAGCAAAGCAATATGGTATTTTCACACAAGTTGCAAAAGAGACGGTTGAGCTTGCAGGAGATGAATTTCTATGGCGAGAGCTTGATACGATTCGCGTTGTTGGTAAATCAATTCCGGTAACAAGTTATGACCTACTTGGACTTAAAGCAACTGCTCCAGACTATTTAAAAGAGCTTGCTGATAAATTTTCAAAAGCTATCTTACTTTATAAGGCGCAAAAATGGGATGAGGCCATTGATTTATTTAAACACACTCTAGAGCTAGAATATATGCGCTTTCCTGATCTGAAAGGTGTAAAAACAAATCCATCTGAGATTTATATTAAACGCTGTGAAGATTATAAGGTTATCCCACCTCCACCGGAATGGGATGGTGTTTTCACACTGACTAGCAAATAG
- a CDS encoding NifU family protein yields MSEVTIDIQPTPNPNALKFILNQNVKASGSSTFRTPMECGEVNLGVNLFTIRGIDQLHFFENVITVTKFNYEDWDDIEPKILETIKHDLPNHNPEYEEFDPEKERRENLPQELKDIEAVLDRTVRQYLQADGGDIQTVSYEDNILLVRYQGACGTCPSSTTGTLEAIKSTLRAEYNPAIDVYIAPDW; encoded by the coding sequence ATGAGTGAAGTAACAATCGACATTCAACCAACACCAAACCCAAATGCACTTAAGTTCATTTTAAATCAAAATGTAAAAGCATCTGGTTCTTCAACTTTTAGAACACCAATGGAGTGTGGAGAGGTTAACCTAGGAGTTAATCTTTTTACAATTCGTGGAATTGACCAATTACACTTTTTTGAAAATGTTATCACAGTGACAAAATTCAATTATGAAGATTGGGATGATATTGAGCCAAAGATCCTTGAAACAATCAAGCACGATCTACCAAATCACAATCCAGAATACGAAGAATTTGATCCAGAAAAAGAGCGTCGTGAAAACCTACCTCAAGAGCTAAAAGATATTGAGGCCGTACTTGATCGTACAGTTAGACAATACCTACAAGCTGACGGTGGAGATATTCAGACTGTTTCTTATGAAGACAATATTCTACTTGTTCGTTATCAAGGTGCATGTGGGACTTGCCCATCATCGACAACTGGAACTCTTGAGGCAATTAAGTCAACTCTAAGAGCAGAGTATAATCCAGCGATTGATGTTTACATTGCCCCTGATTGGTAA
- a CDS encoding hemolysin III family protein, giving the protein MQKAKQKPILRGWSHQAMFFISLGACSLLIAKSVNTTQYISTIIYSLGLLMMLGVSAFYHRIHWEPKARDLLGRLDHSAIYVMIAGTCTPITLLVLNGESGSTLLISIWTVAAIGILKSIFFPNLPEKVSAIIYLIPGYMVLPYLSELIPKLGMTNISLLISGGVLYTIGAIFYGLKKPGRYAKWFGYHELFHLFVCVAATLHFMIIYSIVG; this is encoded by the coding sequence ATGCAAAAAGCCAAGCAAAAGCCCATTCTCAGAGGTTGGTCTCATCAGGCCATGTTCTTTATCTCCCTTGGAGCCTGTTCACTTCTCATAGCTAAAAGTGTAAATACCACTCAGTATATTTCGACTATCATCTATTCTCTAGGCCTTCTAATGATGCTTGGAGTGAGTGCCTTCTATCACCGAATTCATTGGGAGCCTAAAGCACGAGACCTTCTTGGCAGGCTAGATCATAGTGCTATTTACGTGATGATTGCAGGAACTTGTACGCCTATAACTCTTCTTGTTTTAAATGGAGAGTCCGGTTCGACTTTGCTTATTAGTATTTGGACTGTTGCTGCAATTGGTATCTTAAAATCAATCTTCTTTCCAAATTTACCTGAGAAGGTAAGTGCAATTATTTATCTGATACCTGGCTACATGGTTCTTCCATATTTATCTGAGCTTATCCCAAAATTAGGGATGACAAATATCTCGCTCTTAATTTCTGGTGGAGTTCTCTATACAATAGGTGCTATTTTTTACGGATTAAAGAAGCCTGGTAGGTATGCCAAGTGGTTTGGTTATCATGAATTATTTCATCTATTCGTTTGTGTGGCCGCGACGTTGCACTTTATGATTATCTATTCGATTGTTGGGTAG
- the sufC gene encoding Fe-S cluster assembly ATPase SufC: MSLLTVKDVHARVEEKEILKGISIEVKPGEVHAIMGPNGSGKSTLSKVIAGHPSFEVTSGSIDYNINGKQTDLLELEPDERAKNGIFLGFQYPIEVPGVSNIDFLLESFNEVSKSQGAAEMKKEEFREFLRPKLELLEMREEFLDRPVNTGFSGGEKKKNEILQMAVLNPKIALLDETDSGLDIDALKIVAKGVNAIKSKYNGIVLVTHYQRLLDYIVPDYVHVLSGGKIIKSGGKELALELEEKGYDWLTK; the protein is encoded by the coding sequence ATGAGCTTACTTACAGTTAAAGATGTTCACGCAAGAGTAGAAGAAAAAGAAATTCTTAAAGGGATTTCTATTGAAGTTAAACCAGGTGAAGTTCACGCAATTATGGGACCAAACGGTTCAGGAAAGAGTACTCTTTCTAAAGTTATCGCTGGTCACCCTTCATTTGAAGTAACAAGTGGATCTATTGATTACAATATCAATGGAAAGCAAACAGACCTACTAGAACTTGAGCCAGATGAAAGAGCAAAGAATGGAATCTTTCTAGGCTTCCAATACCCTATTGAAGTTCCAGGTGTATCAAATATTGACTTCCTTCTTGAGTCATTTAATGAAGTATCTAAATCTCAAGGTGCTGCAGAAATGAAAAAAGAAGAATTCAGAGAATTCCTAAGACCAAAATTAGAACTACTAGAGATGAGAGAAGAATTCTTAGACCGTCCAGTTAACACAGGTTTTTCTGGTGGTGAAAAGAAGAAAAATGAAATCCTTCAAATGGCCGTTCTAAACCCAAAGATTGCACTACTTGATGAAACAGACTCAGGTCTTGATATCGACGCTCTTAAGATCGTTGCAAAAGGTGTTAATGCGATCAAGTCTAAGTACAATGGTATCGTTCTAGTAACACACTACCAAAGACTTCTAGACTATATCGTTCCTGATTATGTTCACGTACTAAGTGGCGGTAAAATTATTAAGTCAGGTGGAAAAGAGCTAGCTCTTGAGCTTGAAGAGAAAGGTTACGACTGGTTAACAAAATAA
- a CDS encoding aminotransferase class V-fold PLP-dependent enzyme: protein MAFEINAIRAQFPQLERKVHDKPLIYLDNAASTLKHINVINTVNEHYSHNVANIHRGVHYLSEFGTIKYEETRDAIQSLINANSRVEIIFTKGTTDSLNLVANSFIPYYLKKDDVILISTMEHHSNIVPWQIQAEKIGAKVREIPITDEGDINEEAYVKLLSEGNVKLVSMAHISNSLGTVNNIKKYIKLAHDNGAYFCVDAAQSIAHEKIDVQDLNCDFLAFSSHKMFGPTGIGALYGKEKLLESMPPYQGGGDMIDVVTIEKTTYNDLPHKFEAGTPHIAGGIGLKPAVDFIVNCDLDVIKSYEKELLDYATKQILEVEKVRLIGTAKEKASVLSFVVEGAHPHDLGTLLDRQGVAIRTGHHCTQPLMKRFGIGATARASFSLYNTKEEIDNFIKALHKAINFL from the coding sequence ATGGCCTTCGAAATTAATGCTATTAGAGCACAATTTCCACAACTAGAAAGAAAAGTACATGATAAGCCACTTATCTACTTAGATAATGCTGCATCTACTCTTAAACATATTAATGTAATCAATACTGTTAATGAGCATTACTCACATAATGTTGCCAATATTCACAGAGGAGTTCACTACCTAAGTGAGTTTGGAACTATTAAGTATGAAGAAACACGTGATGCGATTCAATCACTGATCAATGCTAATTCAAGAGTTGAAATTATTTTTACTAAAGGAACAACTGATAGCTTAAACTTAGTTGCGAACTCTTTTATTCCTTACTACTTGAAAAAAGATGATGTCATTCTAATCTCAACTATGGAGCACCATTCAAATATTGTACCTTGGCAGATCCAAGCAGAAAAGATTGGGGCTAAAGTTAGAGAGATTCCAATTACTGATGAAGGAGACATCAACGAAGAAGCTTATGTGAAGCTTCTTTCTGAAGGTAATGTAAAACTAGTTTCAATGGCCCATATTTCAAATAGCCTTGGAACAGTTAACAATATCAAAAAATACATTAAGCTTGCACATGATAATGGTGCCTACTTTTGCGTTGATGCTGCACAGTCGATTGCGCATGAAAAGATTGACGTTCAAGACTTAAATTGCGACTTCCTCGCCTTCTCATCTCACAAGATGTTTGGACCAACTGGAATTGGCGCACTATATGGTAAAGAGAAACTTCTTGAATCTATGCCACCTTACCAAGGTGGTGGTGATATGATCGATGTTGTGACAATTGAGAAAACAACTTATAACGATCTTCCACATAAATTTGAAGCTGGTACACCTCATATTGCTGGTGGTATCGGGCTTAAACCAGCAGTTGATTTCATCGTTAATTGTGACCTCGATGTTATTAAGAGTTATGAAAAAGAGCTTCTTGATTATGCAACAAAACAAATTCTTGAGGTTGAAAAGGTTCGCTTAATTGGGACAGCAAAAGAGAAGGCCTCTGTTCTATCATTTGTCGTTGAAGGCGCTCACCCACACGATCTAGGAACACTTTTAGATCGCCAAGGTGTTGCAATTAGAACTGGTCACCACTGTACGCAACCATTAATGAAAAGGTTCGGAATCGGTGCTACTGCAAGGGCCTCGTTCTCGTTGTATAATACAAAAGAAGAAATTGATAATTTTATAAAAGCACTACATAAGGCCATCAACTTCCTATAA
- a CDS encoding transposase, producing the protein MPRKPTIRTKLYPYHVVARSHNKKWFNLPIYVMWEIYNEILKDLCREEGAKVIAFVLMNNHFHLMLWTPRENIDKVMYWLMKRSTHEVQKRTGDINSIYGGRYKSSLLTKVQYQYNCYKYILRNPVVAGLSSLVQDYPFSTFHYIYFNKTLSFEIFDESLPNLFGTTYALESWLNKGYTDKEARSIKAGLSKNEFEYAKCDSSRKFIIPSMNTYSRDAMHPEKYPGT; encoded by the coding sequence ATGCCTAGAAAACCAACCATTCGTACAAAATTATATCCTTATCATGTCGTTGCTCGCTCACATAATAAGAAGTGGTTTAATTTACCAATTTATGTCATGTGGGAAATCTATAATGAAATTCTAAAAGATCTTTGTAGAGAAGAAGGTGCCAAAGTTATTGCCTTTGTTTTAATGAACAATCACTTTCACTTAATGCTTTGGACGCCACGTGAGAATATTGACAAGGTAATGTACTGGCTCATGAAAAGGTCAACACATGAAGTACAAAAAAGAACAGGTGATATAAACTCAATTTACGGTGGTAGGTACAAATCAAGTCTATTAACTAAAGTTCAATATCAATACAATTGCTATAAGTACATTTTAAGAAATCCTGTTGTAGCAGGTCTTTCTTCACTCGTTCAAGACTATCCATTCAGCACATTCCATTACATATACTTCAATAAAACATTATCATTTGAAATTTTTGATGAATCATTACCAAATTTATTTGGTACAACATATGCATTGGAATCATGGCTTAATAAAGGTTATACAGACAAAGAGGCCCGCAGTATTAAAGCGGGCCTATCTAAAAATGAATTTGAATATGCTAAATGTGATAGCTCTAGAAAGTTTATCATTCCTAGTATGAATACTTACTCAAGAGATGCAATGCATCCCGAAAAGTATCCAGGAACCTAG
- the hemF gene encoding oxygen-dependent coproporphyrinogen oxidase, producing MSYDIENIKSEFAEHVKTLQNQISDELKRIDRKINLNEDIWERKDYAGNPGGGGITRAFEGEIFENAGVNTSLVSGEVDPKFAANIGGDNNQMWATGISLIIHPTNPKVPTTHANFRMIQAGSKIWFGGGADLTPYFPHEEDFEYFHKVWKDACEPYGYWDDWKNRCDKYFVNKHREDEMRGVGGFFYDHFFSGDPVKDLAMFKEISSNFIKSYFPLVEKRMNEAFDDEDVDFQLHRRGRYVEFNLLHDRGTHFGLKSNGRTDSILISLPKRVKFTYRYEPTKPEHKKMMEYYYPKDWA from the coding sequence ATGTCTTACGATATTGAAAATATCAAATCAGAATTTGCCGAACATGTTAAAACTTTACAGAATCAGATTAGTGACGAACTTAAGAGAATCGATAGAAAAATTAACTTAAATGAAGATATTTGGGAGAGAAAAGACTACGCTGGAAATCCTGGCGGTGGTGGAATCACTCGCGCTTTTGAAGGAGAGATCTTTGAGAACGCTGGTGTAAATACATCTCTTGTTTCTGGTGAAGTTGATCCTAAATTTGCTGCTAATATTGGTGGTGATAATAATCAAATGTGGGCAACGGGAATTTCTCTCATCATTCACCCGACAAATCCAAAAGTTCCAACAACTCATGCAAATTTTCGTATGATTCAGGCCGGTTCAAAAATTTGGTTTGGTGGTGGAGCAGACCTAACTCCTTACTTTCCACACGAAGAAGACTTTGAGTACTTTCACAAGGTTTGGAAGGACGCCTGTGAACCATATGGATACTGGGATGATTGGAAGAATCGTTGTGATAAGTATTTTGTAAATAAGCACAGAGAAGACGAAATGCGTGGAGTCGGTGGATTCTTCTACGACCATTTCTTTTCAGGTGACCCTGTTAAAGACCTGGCCATGTTTAAAGAGATTTCTTCAAACTTTATCAAGTCTTACTTCCCACTTGTTGAGAAGAGAATGAATGAAGCCTTCGATGATGAAGATGTGGATTTCCAATTACATCGTCGTGGCCGCTACGTTGAGTTTAATCTTCTTCATGATAGAGGAACTCACTTTGGTCTTAAATCTAATGGCCGTACAGATTCAATTTTAATTTCACTACCAAAGAGAGTGAAGTTTACTTATCGTTACGAGCCAACAAAGCCAGAGCATAAGAAGATGATGGAGTATTACTATCCAAAGGACTGGGCCTAG
- a CDS encoding ArsC/Spx/MgsR family protein, with product MLYYHNPRCSKSRQGLEYLEHKGIQEGVGFRVKEYLKDGVEEKEFIDLVKYTGLAPLEGLIRTKEALFKDLGLAGKELSNIEWAKIVHENPKLLERPILVNDNKKAVIGRPTENFDTII from the coding sequence ATGCTTTATTATCACAATCCAAGATGCTCTAAGAGTCGCCAAGGTCTAGAATATTTAGAACATAAAGGCATCCAAGAAGGTGTTGGCTTTAGGGTTAAAGAATATCTGAAAGATGGGGTTGAGGAAAAAGAGTTTATCGACTTAGTGAAATACACAGGTCTAGCTCCACTAGAAGGTCTAATTCGTACAAAAGAAGCGCTATTTAAGGACCTAGGTCTTGCAGGTAAAGAGTTATCGAATATTGAATGGGCCAAAATCGTTCACGAAAACCCAAAGCTTCTTGAGCGTCCAATCCTTGTTAATGATAACAAGAAAGCGGTAATCGGTAGACCGACAGAGAATTTCGATACAATTATCTAA